A window of Bufo gargarizans isolate SCDJY-AF-19 chromosome 9, ASM1485885v1, whole genome shotgun sequence contains these coding sequences:
- the LOC122946746 gene encoding LOW QUALITY PROTEIN: protein AMBP-like (The sequence of the model RefSeq protein was modified relative to this genomic sequence to represent the inferred CDS: deleted 1 base in 1 codon), translating into MKVCLYLLPVILALVTGSPVQTADDVPIQENFDVNGIFGKWYDIAIGSTCKWLKKYKGKFDVGTMELSEGQTDEEIQTLSTRMRRGTCTQVSNVYEKTEVPGKFKYINEKYGAEVVNYVVFTNYNEYATMLMRKTKRGETTTTVKLYGRTPELRQSLIDDFKQFAFEQGVEEDSVFILENKGECTPGDIEVTHRRSRRAADNETEEGGSGDDSPLTNNRADACRLAPAAGPCLGSSNRYFYNSSSMACETFQYGGCLGNLNNFDKERDCLQTCRTEAACRLPIVRGPCRGAQSRWAFDAAQGNCVAFLYGGCQGNGNHFYTQKECKEYCGVPTKDEEEFVVDGN; encoded by the exons ATGAAGGTTTGCCTGTATCTCCTGCCGGTTATCCTGGCCTTAGTGACCGGGAGCCCGGTGCAGACCGCGGACGACGTCCCAATACAAGAGAACTTTGATGTCAATGGG ATCTTCGGTAAGTGGTACGACATCGCCATCGGCTCCACGTGTAAATGGCTCAAAAAATACAAGGGCAAATTCGACGTGGGGACTATGGAGCTCAGTGAAGGCCAGACGGATGAGGAGATCCAAACG CTCAGCACCAGGATGAG ACGTGGAACATGCACACAAGTTTCCAACGTCtatgagaagacagaggttccCGGAAAGTTCAAATACATCAACGAAA AGTACGGCGCAGAAGTCGTAAATTACGTCGTGTTCACCAACTACAACGAATACGCGACGATGCTGATGAGGAAAACCAAGAGAGGGGAGACCACCACCACGGTCAAACTGTACG GAAGAACGCCGGAGCTGAGGCAGAGTCTCATCGATGACTTCAAGCAGTTTGCTTTCGAGCAAGGAGTTGAAGAGGATTCCGTTTTTATCCTTGAGAATAAAG GTGAATGTACTCCGGGGGACATCGAGGTGACGCACAGG AGATCACGGAGAGCGGCAGACAACGAGacagaggagggggggtctggagATGACAGCCCACTTACAAACAACAGGGCAG ATGCCTGCCGTCTGGCCCCCGCTGCTGGCCCATGTCTTGGATCTTCAAACCGTTATTTCTACAACTCTTCGTCCATGGCCTGCGAGACCTTCCAATATGGCGGCTGCCTTGGGAACCTGAATAACTTTGATAAAGAGCGTGATTGTCTCCAGACCTGCAGAACAGAAG CCGCCTGCCGCTTGCCGATCGTCAGAGGTCCCTGCAGAGGGGCTCAGTCCCGCTGGGCATTCGATGCCGCCCAAGGAAATTGCGTCGCCTTTCTATATGGCGGTTGTCAAGGCAACGGTAATCACTTCTACACACAGAAGGAATGCAAGGAGTACTGCGGGGTACCCACCAAGG ATGAAGAAGAGTTTGTAGTCGACGGTAACTGA
- the LOC122919882 gene encoding olfactory protein-like: MLQITASILLLLFIQCQAGEVKVQDNFDTGKFMGMWYALMAASNCPMFEEMKAHMTRPIVVYTMHGKTVKTSMAFRGPEGCAQMDDIMETLAPGHYKHKSESHHFHTAKGDSELTIVHTNYNSHAMEFRRTAHPGGTCITVNLQGRNTDLPEEVKAKFIDYIQHLGLSEKDMTIFSKGEECIPK; encoded by the exons ATGCTCCAAATTACAGCATCCATCCTGCTTCTCCTCTTCATCCAGTGTCAGGCTGGGGAAGTAAAGGTGCAAGACAATTTTGACACAGGCAAA TTTATGGGTATGTGGTACGCATTGATGGCGGCATCCAACTGCCCCATGTTTGAAGAAATGAAAGCTCACATGACCCGTCCTATCGTGGTTTACACAATGCATGGCAAAACTGTGAAGACCAGCATGGCTTTCAGGGG ACCTGAGGGCTGCGCGCAGATGGATGACATTATGGAGACCCTCGCCCCCGGGCACTACAAACACAAGTCTG AATCCCATCATTTCCACACAGCGAAAGGCgatagtgaactcaccatcgtCCACACGAATTACAACTCACATGCTATGGAATTTCGGAGAACCGCCCATCCAGGAGGCACCTGTATAACCGTCAATCTACAAG GGAGAAATACTGATCTGCCAGAAGAAGTAAAAGCTAAATTTATAGATTACATCCAACATCTGGGCCTCAGCGAGAAGGATATGACGATATTCAGTAAAGGAG AGGAATGTATCCCCAAGTGA